In Flavobacteriaceae bacterium, the following proteins share a genomic window:
- a CDS encoding S9 family peptidase: MKTTLSSLLILFSIVVIAQKKVLDHPDFEIWNTIQNRTISNDGDYIMYALEKGETDNHLKIKTPKANLIFDYQRGENGAFTYNSEFAIFTIKAWQNEVKELKRKKVKKDKLPKDTLGIYNLKKKSLTKIANVKSYKIPEKGSSHIAYLLEEIKAVKKEKDTSKQDVKKDNKKTKAKKVGKDNGYHLVLRNLNNSKQDTLKFVTNYNFSEDSKKLAFTTTGKDNETDGGVYVIDLETNVLTPIYTIKKAKYYQLNFSETGKNLGFIVDADTTKTQIRPNELYVWKAGTAKAEKLVDANSAPDGYRVSSDGRLSFSKDDSKLYFGLATPPIVKDTTLLEEEIVNVEVWTYDEPTLYTVQELQVENEKKRSYLTAIHLNNNNKLVQIGTKKYPNASLANEGNAINALVNSSLPYEKERQWKGALRRDYAIINTNTGAVTEALKGVRGQIGISPMGKYAFGYNAIDSTWVTYNVATAKTSKLTKGKVFYNETNDLPNYPGAYGLAGWTDNDEALIIYDRYDIWSFNPETGASSRLTKGRETKTQYRYVELDNEARFLDSKGEWLLMSFNEKTKHSGYAKLNRKNERFNEVLSGPYRYGRPQKAKNGKGVLFTRETFVEFPNIHYTTDLSFKNETIISDANPQQKDYNWGTSELVNWTSLDGLELTGMLIKPENFDPNKKYPMIVNFYDRSSDRVYSHRAPSPGRSTINYSFYTSRGYLIFNPDVYYRTGYPGESAYNCVISGTTALIEKGFVDKDNIGVQGHSWGGYQIAYLVTKTDIFKAAEAGAPVPNMISAYGGIRWWTGLSRQFQYEHTQSRIGGTPWEYPTRYIENSPIFSIDKINTPLLIMHNDADGHVPWYQGIEFFMSLRRLQKPAWFLNYNGEPHWPLKYQNRKDFNIRMAQFFDYHLKGAGMPAWMKRGVPAIEKGVNQGYELQLSDKN; this comes from the coding sequence ATGAAAACGACTCTTTCATCACTTTTAATCCTTTTCTCAATTGTTGTCATTGCTCAAAAAAAAGTATTAGATCACCCCGATTTTGAAATTTGGAATACCATTCAGAATAGAACAATATCTAATGATGGTGATTATATTATGTATGCTTTAGAAAAAGGAGAAACAGACAATCATTTAAAAATTAAAACACCAAAAGCAAATCTCATATTCGATTATCAACGAGGCGAAAATGGGGCATTTACTTATAATTCAGAATTTGCAATTTTTACAATTAAAGCTTGGCAAAATGAAGTTAAAGAATTAAAACGTAAGAAAGTAAAGAAAGATAAGTTGCCAAAAGACACCTTAGGAATTTATAATCTTAAAAAGAAATCGCTTACTAAGATCGCAAATGTAAAATCATATAAAATTCCAGAAAAAGGATCAAGTCATATTGCATATTTGTTAGAAGAGATTAAAGCTGTAAAAAAAGAAAAAGATACTTCAAAACAAGATGTAAAGAAAGACAATAAAAAAACGAAGGCTAAAAAAGTAGGAAAAGATAATGGCTATCATTTAGTGCTTAGAAACTTGAACAATAGTAAACAAGACACACTTAAATTTGTGACAAATTATAATTTCTCTGAAGATTCTAAAAAACTAGCGTTTACAACTACCGGAAAAGATAATGAAACAGATGGTGGTGTATATGTAATAGATTTAGAAACGAATGTATTAACACCTATATACACTATTAAAAAAGCGAAATATTACCAACTTAATTTTAGTGAAACAGGTAAAAATTTAGGGTTTATTGTAGATGCAGATACAACTAAAACACAAATTAGACCCAATGAATTATATGTTTGGAAAGCAGGAACTGCTAAAGCTGAGAAATTGGTAGATGCAAACTCTGCCCCAGACGGCTATAGAGTGTCATCAGATGGAAGACTTAGTTTTTCTAAAGATGATTCTAAATTATATTTTGGATTAGCGACACCTCCAATTGTAAAAGATACAACTTTGTTAGAAGAAGAAATTGTAAATGTTGAGGTATGGACCTATGATGAACCTACACTTTACACGGTACAAGAACTTCAAGTAGAAAACGAAAAAAAGAGATCATATTTAACAGCAATCCATTTAAATAATAACAATAAATTAGTTCAAATAGGGACTAAAAAATATCCTAATGCATCACTGGCAAACGAAGGGAATGCTATTAATGCTCTAGTAAACTCATCATTACCCTATGAAAAAGAAAGGCAATGGAAAGGTGCTTTACGTCGTGATTATGCTATTATAAATACTAATACTGGAGCAGTGACTGAAGCGTTAAAAGGAGTTAGAGGCCAAATAGGAATAAGTCCTATGGGTAAATATGCATTTGGCTATAATGCTATTGATAGTACTTGGGTGACATATAATGTTGCTACTGCTAAAACCTCAAAATTAACTAAAGGAAAAGTATTCTATAACGAAACTAACGATTTGCCAAATTATCCTGGAGCTTATGGTTTAGCTGGATGGACAGATAATGACGAAGCATTAATTATTTATGATCGTTACGATATTTGGAGTTTTAATCCAGAAACAGGAGCGAGTAGTCGTTTAACTAAAGGGCGTGAAACAAAGACTCAATATAGATATGTAGAACTTGATAATGAAGCACGTTTTTTAGATTCTAAAGGAGAATGGTTATTAATGTCATTTAACGAAAAAACAAAACATTCTGGATATGCGAAATTAAATCGTAAAAATGAAAGATTTAATGAGGTATTATCTGGACCTTATCGATATGGGCGCCCTCAAAAAGCAAAAAATGGAAAAGGTGTTTTATTTACTAGAGAGACCTTTGTAGAGTTTCCAAATATTCACTATACAACAGATTTGAGCTTTAAAAATGAAACTATTATTTCTGATGCAAACCCTCAACAGAAAGATTATAATTGGGGGACATCAGAATTAGTAAATTGGACATCTTTAGATGGTCTTGAATTAACAGGAATGCTTATTAAACCTGAAAATTTTGATCCTAATAAAAAATATCCAATGATTGTAAATTTTTATGACCGTAGTTCTGATAGGGTCTACAGTCATAGAGCTCCATCTCCTGGGCGTTCTACCATTAATTATAGTTTTTATACAAGTAGAGGTTATCTTATTTTTAATCCAGATGTATATTACCGTACTGGATATCCAGGTGAAAGTGCTTATAACTGTGTGATCTCTGGAACAACTGCACTCATTGAAAAAGGGTTTGTAGATAAAGATAATATAGGAGTACAAGGTCATAGTTGGGGAGGATATCAAATTGCGTATTTAGTGACCAAAACAGACATTTTTAAAGCAGCAGAAGCAGGTGCGCCTGTGCCAAATATGATTAGTGCTTATGGAGGTATTAGATGGTGGACAGGGTTGAGTAGGCAGTTTCAATATGAACACACTCAAAGTCGTATTGGAGGAACGCCTTGGGAATATCCAACACGTTATATTGAAAATTCACCAATATTTAGTATTGATAAAATAAATACGCCATTATTAATAATGCATAATGATGCTGATGGACATGTGCCATGGTATCAAGGAATTGAATTTTTTATGTCTTTGCGTAGATTACAAAAACCAGCGTGGTTTTTAAATTATAATGGCGAACCGCATTGGCCGCTAAAATATCAGAATCGTAAAGATTTTAATATAAGAATGGCGCAATTTTTTGATTATCATTTAAAAGGAGCAGGAATGCCAGCTTGGATGAAACGAGGTGTTCCAGCAATCGAAAAGGGAGTTAATCAAGGCTACGAATTGCAATTGAGTGATAAAAATTAA
- a CDS encoding deoxyguanosinetriphosphate triphosphohydrolase yields MNWEQLLSLKRFGDTNKRLRKEQDETRLGFEVDYDRIIFSSEFRSLQDKTQVIPLSQTDFVHTRLTHSLEVSVVARSLGRRVGQKLLEKYPHLYSIHGYLSNDFGTIVASAALAHDIGNPPFGHSGEKAIGQFFSQGKGKQFASYLTAKQYQDLCDFEGNANGFKILTQNRKGREGGLRLSYATLGAFIKYPKESLPKKPTKHVADKKYGFFQSEKKAFLDVAEELGLTQMTKGESVSYSRHPLAFLVEAADDICYTIIDFEDGINLGLIPEEFALEYLINLVRDSINSDKYYALSNTQDRVSYLRALAINTLINEAVSVFMKNEEEILKGEFSTGLLDKSKYEAQINDIIKLSIENVYQSKEVVEKELAGYEVISHLLETYITAVNNTFEGNESNYDQLIVKTLPKTILVDDSELYNRLLSISHYISLLSDSNAVLTFKKLKGMAFN; encoded by the coding sequence ATGAATTGGGAACAATTACTTTCTTTAAAACGCTTTGGTGATACAAATAAACGTTTACGAAAAGAACAAGATGAAACACGTTTAGGGTTTGAAGTAGACTACGACCGAATTATATTTTCATCAGAATTTAGGAGTCTTCAAGATAAAACACAAGTAATCCCTCTATCGCAAACAGATTTTGTACATACACGTTTGACGCATAGTTTGGAAGTAAGTGTTGTTGCACGTTCTTTAGGTCGTCGTGTCGGACAAAAGCTTTTAGAAAAATATCCACATTTATATAGTATACATGGTTATCTGTCAAACGATTTTGGAACTATAGTAGCTTCAGCCGCTTTGGCACACGATATCGGAAATCCACCGTTTGGACATTCCGGAGAAAAAGCAATCGGTCAATTTTTTAGCCAGGGAAAAGGAAAACAGTTCGCCTCCTATTTAACTGCAAAACAATATCAAGATTTATGTGATTTTGAAGGCAATGCAAATGGGTTTAAAATATTAACTCAAAATAGAAAAGGTAGAGAGGGTGGATTACGATTAAGTTATGCAACCTTAGGTGCTTTTATAAAATACCCTAAAGAATCATTGCCAAAAAAACCAACAAAACATGTAGCAGATAAAAAATATGGTTTTTTTCAAAGTGAAAAAAAAGCATTTTTAGATGTTGCAGAAGAGTTGGGTTTGACTCAAATGACAAAAGGAGAGAGTGTAAGTTATTCAAGACATCCATTAGCATTTTTGGTAGAAGCGGCAGATGATATTTGCTATACGATTATTGATTTTGAAGATGGAATTAATTTAGGTTTGATTCCAGAAGAATTTGCTTTAGAGTATTTAATTAATTTAGTTAGAGATTCTATAAATTCAGATAAATATTATGCTTTGTCAAACACTCAAGACAGGGTAAGTTACTTGCGTGCTTTAGCTATTAATACATTAATTAATGAAGCTGTAAGTGTATTTATGAAGAATGAAGAAGAAATTTTGAAAGGAGAATTTTCTACAGGCCTTTTAGATAAAAGTAAATACGAGGCACAGATTAACGATATTATTAAACTTAGTATTGAGAATGTGTATCAATCCAAAGAAGTCGTTGAAAAAGAATTGGCAGGATATGAAGTTATTTCACACCTTTTAGAAACTTATATTACTGCTGTAAATAATACATTTGAAGGAAACGAATCTAACTACGATCAGCTTATTGTAAAAACACTTCCTAAAACGATATTAGTAGATGATTCAGAGTTGTATAATCGGCTGTTAAGCATTTCACATTATATTTCTCTGCTATCAGATAGTAATGCAGTATTAACGTTTAAAAAGCTAAAAGGGATGGCGTTTAATTAA
- a CDS encoding T9SS C-terminal target domain-containing protein, with amino-acid sequence MKKKYLPTLLLFSLILVFVIRTTEESSETEKITKLREKHKDFLKNSPYKKTRTLSKKERKNLGVAPNGFFEQNWDRTIDPNLGYPNTKNALRIQHELIEQRKNFEELITPRVPGDASDNAWVERGPNNIGGRTRGILFDPNDSNNERVFAGGVSGGLWVNNDITNANSSWSLVAGVPENIAVNQIIADPNNSNTLYIASGESYANGDVVGNGVYRSTDGGVNWTMIFGGSDNTTILNGGGVDGIFYVNDIIARDIGSTTELYIAVASSFSNPPGRNPAAFLGEDSLGVYRSINNGSTWSLITITNGGNPINPNDLELDINNNIWLSTTSDTFGRPGGGIYRSTNGTSFTLINTVPSAARTEIVPSQQDANVFYIAADRGEADLFVTTDAFTTITQLSEPVDEDGLTITATDYTRGQAFYDLPIEVDPTDDTVLYIGGIDLFRGDVTVDPMDGSRSVRFVSANNNDWTQISIWSDFFSDDISLVHADHHAIVFRPGNPNQAVFGTDGGVYFGSNLSASGNSNNTITPRNNGYAVTQFYAGDINDIDGTMGGGTQDNGSPFNLNGDTSTNVDPFFTVIGGDGTYGQFDTDGDYFIASTQFIDYRFVNTPITGATNNFGGDAIPTVNESSYVITDRAGGNFINEAEVDTDLDILYINASTFNALGQVVTAQIGRYDNIENGSGTIQETLLTNGLLTETISALRASPFNPATSRLLVGTESSTLLNVENAHATPTWMDISGTGFVGTISDIEFGEDASTIMLTFSNYGVTSIWYTETNGGASGWVSKEGDLPDIPVFAILQNPLNRNEAIVGTQFGVFRTENFLTASPNWVQSFNGMSNVMVRDLDLRQSNNTVLASTYGRGMFTGRFTSETLSIADESTASEFIIFPTISEGQFSLSSQKSFNDLTMEVYNINGQRIFESENFQMINNKEFNLDLNAGLYFVRISNRDFIETKKIIIR; translated from the coding sequence ATGAAAAAAAAATACCTTCCCACACTATTGTTGTTTTCTTTAATTCTTGTGTTTGTAATTAGAACAACTGAAGAATCATCAGAAACAGAAAAAATCACAAAACTAAGAGAGAAACATAAAGATTTCTTGAAGAATAGTCCTTATAAAAAAACGAGAACTCTTTCTAAAAAAGAACGTAAAAACTTAGGCGTCGCACCTAATGGTTTTTTTGAACAAAATTGGGATCGGACTATAGATCCTAATTTGGGATATCCAAATACTAAAAATGCACTTCGGATTCAGCATGAGTTAATTGAGCAGAGAAAAAATTTCGAAGAATTAATCACTCCAAGAGTGCCTGGGGATGCTTCAGATAATGCATGGGTAGAGAGAGGTCCAAATAATATTGGAGGGAGAACACGAGGTATTCTATTTGATCCTAACGATAGCAATAACGAACGTGTTTTTGCTGGAGGAGTTTCTGGAGGTTTGTGGGTAAATAATGATATAACTAACGCTAACTCATCATGGAGTTTAGTGGCTGGTGTTCCTGAAAATATAGCTGTAAATCAGATTATAGCAGATCCAAATAATTCAAATACATTATATATAGCATCTGGAGAATCTTATGCCAATGGAGATGTGGTTGGTAATGGAGTATATCGCTCAACAGATGGAGGTGTTAATTGGACGATGATTTTTGGAGGTTCAGATAATACTACAATACTAAATGGTGGAGGTGTCGATGGTATATTTTATGTTAATGATATTATAGCTAGAGATATCGGATCTACTACTGAATTATATATAGCAGTAGCTAGTTCCTTTTCTAACCCTCCTGGAAGAAATCCAGCTGCTTTTTTAGGAGAAGATTCACTTGGAGTTTACAGATCTATAAATAATGGATCGACTTGGAGCTTAATTACTATTACCAATGGAGGAAACCCAATTAATCCAAACGATTTAGAATTAGATATTAACAATAATATATGGTTATCTACTACCTCTGATACTTTTGGGAGACCTGGAGGAGGAATTTACAGATCTACAAATGGAACGTCATTTACACTTATTAATACAGTGCCTAGTGCGGCACGTACAGAAATAGTACCATCACAGCAAGACGCAAATGTATTTTATATTGCTGCGGATAGAGGTGAGGCTGACTTATTTGTTACAACAGATGCGTTTACAACTATTACTCAGCTTTCTGAACCAGTTGATGAAGATGGCTTAACTATTACTGCAACAGATTATACAAGAGGTCAAGCATTTTATGATCTACCTATTGAAGTTGACCCAACAGATGATACCGTTTTATATATAGGAGGGATTGATTTATTTAGAGGAGATGTAACAGTAGACCCTATGGATGGATCTCGCTCTGTTAGATTTGTAAGTGCAAATAATAATGATTGGACTCAAATTTCAATATGGAGTGATTTTTTTAGTGATGACATATCATTAGTGCATGCAGATCACCACGCCATCGTATTTAGACCTGGAAACCCAAATCAAGCAGTTTTTGGAACAGATGGAGGAGTTTATTTTGGAAGTAATCTTTCGGCAAGTGGTAACTCTAATAATACGATTACTCCGAGAAATAACGGCTACGCAGTAACTCAATTTTATGCTGGCGATATTAATGATATAGATGGTACCATGGGTGGAGGCACACAAGATAATGGCTCTCCATTTAATTTAAATGGAGATACTAGTACAAATGTAGATCCATTCTTTACAGTAATAGGTGGTGATGGAACTTATGGACAATTTGATACTGATGGAGATTACTTTATTGCTTCTACTCAATTTATCGACTATCGTTTTGTAAATACTCCTATTACTGGAGCTACAAATAACTTTGGAGGCGATGCTATCCCTACAGTTAATGAAAGTAGTTATGTAATTACAGATAGAGCAGGAGGTAATTTTATTAATGAAGCAGAAGTAGATACCGATTTAGATATCCTATATATTAATGCTAGTACTTTTAATGCTTTAGGTCAAGTAGTTACTGCACAAATTGGAAGATATGATAATATTGAAAATGGCTCGGGGACGATTCAAGAAACTTTATTAACCAATGGACTTTTAACAGAAACAATATCAGCATTACGAGCTTCTCCATTCAATCCAGCAACCTCTCGATTATTAGTTGGGACAGAATCTAGTACACTTTTGAATGTAGAAAATGCCCATGCAACACCAACTTGGATGGATATTTCTGGAACAGGGTTTGTAGGAACCATTTCTGATATTGAGTTTGGTGAAGATGCAAGTACAATTATGTTAACGTTTTCGAACTATGGAGTGACTAGTATTTGGTATACAGAAACTAATGGAGGCGCAAGCGGATGGGTTTCTAAAGAAGGAGATTTGCCAGATATTCCTGTATTTGCAATTTTACAAAACCCATTAAATCGTAATGAAGCTATAGTAGGAACCCAATTTGGAGTGTTTAGGACAGAGAATTTTTTAACTGCAAGCCCTAATTGGGTGCAATCGTTTAACGGCATGAGTAATGTAATGGTTAGAGATTTAGATTTACGTCAATCAAATAATACTGTATTAGCCTCAACTTATGGAAGAGGTATGTTTACTGGGCGGTTTACAAGCGAAACACTTAGTATTGCTGATGAAAGCACAGCAAGTGAATTTATAATTTTTCCAACGATATCAGAAGGTCAGTTTTCGTTGAGCTCACAAAAAAGTTTTAATGATTTGACTATGGAGGTCTATAATATTAATGGGCAAAGAATATTTGAGTCCGAAAATTTTCAAATGATAAATAATAAAGAATTTAATTTGGATTTAAATGCAGGACTTTATTTCGTTAGAATTAGTAATCGAGATTTTATAGAAACTAAAAAAATTATTATTAGATAG
- a CDS encoding T9SS C-terminal target domain-containing protein encodes MKRKLLLVIPLVIITLGVITTKFILEKKSISTETEVDEITKLREKHKYFLENSPYKQTRDLSKKERKARALPPNGYFEQLWDRTLDPNLGYPNYRGALKIQHELIEANKNLGESIAFGVPGDSPGNAWIERGPNNIGGRTRGILFDPNDANNERVFAGGVSGGLWVNDDITDENSTWTLVPGVPENIAVSEIVADPNDSQILYIASGESYTGGDGVGNGVYRSTDGGVNWEMIFGGPEGTSATNTAGTQILIDGIFYINDIITRDVGGSTEVYFAAVVAGFGPSGGTPIEFLGLNARGLYRSTDNGDNFTLLNINSPQNTSGFPGINPNDIELDANNNIWVATTNNVGLSPGGEIYRSTDGVNFTLVNTIPNAARTEIEPTQDPNIFYIAINAGGADLFITTDAFATIQALNEPNDVDTGINATDYARGQAFYDLPIEADPNDDTVLYVGGIDLFRGVVDQGAGTVTWEQMSKWSQNNNLSNLFVPLVHADHHAIVFRPGNSNQAVFGTDGGVYYGSSLTAAATPSASDNNNAISVRNNNYNVTQFYFGDINDVDGTLGGGTQDNGSPFNLTGDTSSAIEPFFTVIGGDGAYGQFDDDGDYFIASTQNINYFFINTPITGATNDFGSGAVPTVAATGFNITSRPPNSGEGNFINEADVDTNLDILYINSSIQGGAFRLARYSNLEAGPTNVQETFLTDALLINEPSSLQVSPFTTNSTRLLVGTDASELLNVANADTTPVFTDISGPFVGSISDIEFGDNSQTIMITISNYGVDSVFYTEDDGVTWTSKEGNLPDIPVFTILQSPLNPDEAIVGTQFGVFRTENFLDASPNWQQSFNGMSNVPVRDLDLRPSTNEVLATTFGRGMFTGSFVEDPNGDNDGDGVLNDVDNCPNTPNADQADADNNGIGDVCQDTDNDGILDINDNCPNNANPDQADADGDGLGDVCDIPMINDQDNITVEIVSETCPGLDNGVITVTALATTFTYNANVTGQGVNIDQTFTSTTTFEDLPVGSYIVTVTVASENFERSFELNVDPSPPLNIDFDGVLPGARPNSQIYVFGVNEGTGPFEIRFNNELIRTTNESSIEVELSGSGLLEIIPSRLCEGIFSLEVEGLLNVNEVRAFPNPVINDLTVSIPGDISTVPVSIYNITGQLVYQENSSVIGNSITLPFSDMSEGVYFVRLEMETPVVLKIIK; translated from the coding sequence ATGAAAAGAAAATTACTTTTAGTAATACCTTTAGTAATAATTACTTTAGGCGTTATTACTACTAAATTTATTTTAGAAAAGAAATCTATATCTACAGAGACAGAAGTAGATGAGATTACAAAGCTTAGAGAAAAGCATAAATATTTTCTTGAAAACAGTCCATACAAACAGACAAGAGATCTTTCTAAAAAAGAGCGTAAAGCGAGAGCATTACCGCCAAATGGATATTTTGAGCAATTATGGGATCGCACATTAGATCCAAATTTAGGGTATCCAAATTATCGAGGAGCATTAAAGATTCAGCATGAGTTGATTGAGGCAAATAAAAACTTAGGAGAGAGTATTGCTTTTGGAGTACCAGGAGATTCACCGGGTAATGCATGGATAGAAAGAGGTCCTAATAATATAGGAGGAAGAACAAGAGGAATTTTATTTGATCCAAATGATGCAAACAATGAGCGAGTATTTGCAGGAGGAGTTAGTGGGGGTTTATGGGTAAATGATGATATTACGGATGAGAATTCAACTTGGACCTTAGTTCCTGGAGTTCCTGAAAATATAGCTGTATCTGAGATCGTAGCAGACCCTAATGATTCACAAATACTATACATAGCATCAGGAGAATCTTATACAGGAGGAGACGGAGTAGGTAATGGAGTATACCGTTCTACAGATGGAGGTGTGAATTGGGAGATGATTTTTGGGGGGCCAGAAGGAACTTCAGCCACTAATACAGCAGGAACTCAAATATTGATTGACGGTATTTTTTATATTAACGATATTATTACAAGAGATGTTGGCGGCTCAACCGAAGTTTATTTTGCAGCAGTTGTTGCTGGCTTTGGTCCATCTGGAGGAACTCCAATAGAGTTTTTAGGACTTAATGCTAGAGGTCTTTATCGATCTACCGATAATGGAGATAATTTCACATTACTTAATATTAATTCCCCTCAAAATACTAGTGGTTTTCCTGGAATAAATCCTAATGATATAGAGCTAGATGCAAATAATAATATTTGGGTTGCCACTACTAATAATGTAGGTCTTTCTCCTGGTGGAGAAATTTATAGGTCTACAGATGGAGTTAATTTTACATTAGTGAATACTATCCCTAATGCAGCTAGAACAGAAATAGAACCTACACAAGACCCGAATATATTTTATATAGCTATAAATGCTGGTGGAGCGGATTTATTTATTACTACTGATGCATTTGCTACAATACAAGCTTTAAATGAACCTAATGATGTAGATACGGGAATAAATGCAACAGATTATGCAAGAGGTCAAGCATTTTATGATTTGCCTATAGAAGCTGATCCTAATGATGATACAGTTTTATATGTTGGAGGGATTGATTTATTTAGAGGTGTTGTAGATCAAGGAGCTGGTACTGTAACTTGGGAACAAATGTCTAAATGGTCTCAAAATAATAACTTATCTAATTTATTTGTACCATTGGTGCATGCAGATCATCATGCTATTGTATTTAGACCTGGAAATTCTAATCAAGCTGTTTTTGGTACAGATGGTGGTGTTTATTATGGATCTAGTTTAACAGCTGCTGCGACACCATCAGCTTCAGATAATAATAATGCTATTTCTGTACGAAATAATAATTATAATGTGACTCAATTTTATTTTGGAGATATTAATGATGTAGACGGAACTTTAGGAGGAGGAACACAAGACAATGGATCTCCTTTTAATTTAACAGGAGATACTAGCTCAGCTATTGAGCCATTTTTTACAGTTATAGGAGGTGATGGTGCTTATGGACAATTTGATGATGATGGAGATTATTTTATTGCATCAACTCAAAATATCAATTACTTTTTTATTAATACGCCTATTACAGGGGCTACTAATGATTTTGGAAGTGGAGCTGTTCCTACTGTTGCAGCAACAGGATTTAATATAACTAGTAGGCCTCCAAATTCAGGAGAAGGTAATTTTATTAATGAAGCAGATGTAGATACAAATCTTGATATTTTATATATCAATTCCAGTATTCAAGGAGGAGCTTTTAGATTAGCTAGATATAGTAACCTAGAAGCAGGACCTACAAATGTTCAAGAAACTTTTTTAACTGATGCACTTCTAATAAATGAGCCTTCCTCATTGCAAGTATCTCCATTTACTACAAATTCAACTCGTTTACTTGTGGGAACTGATGCTAGCGAATTATTAAATGTTGCTAATGCAGATACCACTCCGGTGTTTACGGATATATCTGGTCCATTTGTAGGTAGTATATCAGATATAGAGTTTGGAGATAACTCACAAACGATTATGATTACCATTTCTAATTATGGGGTTGATAGTGTTTTTTATACAGAAGATGACGGAGTAACTTGGACGTCAAAAGAAGGGAATCTTCCAGATATTCCGGTATTTACAATATTACAAAGTCCATTAAACCCAGATGAAGCTATTGTGGGAACTCAGTTTGGTGTGTTTAGAACAGAAAACTTTTTAGATGCAAGCCCAAACTGGCAACAATCTTTTAATGGGATGAGTAATGTACCTGTAAGAGATTTAGACTTACGTCCATCTACTAATGAGGTTTTGGCTACTACTTTTGGACGAGGAATGTTTACAGGATCATTTGTAGAAGATCCTAATGGAGATAATGATGGTGATGGAGTTTTAAATGATGTAGATAACTGCCCAAATACACCAAATGCAGATCAGGCCGATGCAGATAATAATGGTATAGGGGATGTATGTCAAGATACAGATAATGATGGGATATTAGATATCAATGACAATTGTCCGAACAATGCAAATCCAGATCAGGCCGATGCAGATGGTGATGGTTTAGGGGATGTTTGTGATATTCCAATGATTAATGATCAAGATAATATTACTGTAGAGATTGTTTCAGAAACTTGTCCAGGATTAGATAATGGTGTTATCACAGTAACAGCATTAGCTACAACATTCACCTATAATGCAAACGTAACAGGTCAAGGAGTTAATATTGATCAGACATTTACGAGCACTACAACTTTTGAAGATTTACCAGTAGGTTCATACATAGTAACAGTAACAGTAGCTAGTGAAAACTTTGAACGTAGTTTTGAACTTAATGTAGATCCATCACCACCGTTGAATATTGATTTTGATGGGGTATTGCCAGGAGCTAGACCTAATAGTCAGATATATGTATTTGGAGTAAATGAAGGGACAGGGCCATTTGAGATACGATTTAATAATGAATTGATCCGCACAACAAATGAATCTTCGATAGAAGTAGAGTTGTCAGGCTCAGGGTTATTAGAGATTATTCCATCTAGGCTATGTGAAGGTATCTTTTCATTAGAAGTTGAAGGCTTGTTAAACGTGAATGAAGTACGAGCATTTCCAAACCCAGTGATAAATGATCTTACGGTGAGTATACCAGGAGATATTAGTACTGTGCCAGTGAGTATATATAATATTACAGGACAGTTAGTATATCAAGAGAATTCTAGTGTGATAGGAAATAGTATTACACTTCCATTTAGTGATATGTCAGAAGGAGTATATTTTGTAAGATTAGAAATGGAAACACCAGTAGTTTTAAAAATAATAAAATAA